The following coding sequences are from one Nicotiana tabacum cultivar K326 chromosome 1, ASM71507v2, whole genome shotgun sequence window:
- the LOC142162856 gene encoding uncharacterized protein LOC142162856 — MLAGKNQTFNQGFKAKPGLICDFCGYKGHLKENCYKIIGYPPDFKSKKKAPIQGVKPYANAATTEKGNASSTQSTNGNFLTEDQYKQLLNLLNKQDTGDCHSLMAGINALLSNAFDYEWILDSRASHHITFHKEIMHDVKDCNAHNDSGVQGLYNEKRRLMPTAAMVTKNANNLVLWYMRLGHPSTNAIQHIQQSEVIVILKNFFSMVKNQFGVTVKTLRSDNGTEFFNSNCNELFSSLGIVHQSTCPYTPQQNGVIGKKHRHILEVARAMKFQSSIPNRFWGECVKTVVYLLNKWPTSILKGRSPHELLYNKPLDINHLRVFGCLCYTRNLSRGDKFSPRANRCMLVGN, encoded by the exons ATGCTAGCTGGAAAGAATCAGACATTCAATCAAGGATTTAAGGCAAAACCAGGCTTGATTTGTGATTTTTGTGGGTATAAGGGTCACTTGAAGGAGAATTGTTACAAAATTATAGGATATCCTCCGGATTTCAAGAGTAAGAAGAAAGCACCAATACAAGGAGTCAAGCCTTATGCTAATGCTGCTACAACAGAAAAGGGAAATGCATCAAGCACACAGTCCACAAATGGGAATTTCCTCACAGAGGATCAATACAAGCAGCTGTTGAACCTTCTGAACAAACAAGACACAGGTGACTGTCACTCACTTATGGCAGGTATAAATGCATTGTTATCAAATGCTTTTGACTATGAATGGATATTAGATTCAAGAGCCTCACATCATATTACCTTTCATAAGGAGATTATGCATGATGTTAAGGATTGTAATGCACACAATGATAGTGGAGTGCAA GGTCTTTATAATGAGAAG AGGAGATTAATGCCTACAGCAGCAATGGTTaccaaaaatgcaaataatttagTTCTTTGGTATATGAGACTGGGGCATCCTTCAACAAATGCAATACAACATATTCAACAG AGTGAAGTAATAGTTATCTTGAAGAATTTCTTTTCAATGGTCAAAAATCAGTTTGGAGTGACTGTTAAGACATTGAGATCTGACAATGGCACTGAATTCTTCAACTCCAATTGCAATGAACTATTTTCTTCATTAGGAATTGTTCATCAGAGTACTTGTCCCTACACACCTCAACAGAATGGGGTGATAGGAAAGAAGCATAGACACATTCTAGAAGTAGCTAGAGCTATGAAGTTCCAAAGTTCAATTCCTAATAGATTTTGGGGGGAGTGTGTTAAGACTGTTGTGTACCTACTTAATAAATGGCCTACTTCTATTTTAAAAGGAAGATCACCACATGAGCTTCTATACAACAAGCCACTTGACATAAATCATCTTAGGGTGTTTGGTTGCCTCTGTTATACTAGAAACCTTTCAAGAGGAGATAAATTCAGTCCAAGAGCAAATAGATGTATGCTGGTAGGGAATTGA
- the LOC142162854 gene encoding uncharacterized protein LOC142162854, which translates to MGEPEIEISRTDHNHPLYLRESNTPGVEFIDIKPTGQENYGLWSRAMRTTLLVKNKLGFLEGTWVKSSFKDELANQWDICNVAVLSWIEKTVAVEFQPSIIYASNASNVWGEFKERFDKSNLTQTFRLWKMIGSLTQGTDSVTVYYSKMKDLWDEMDLLVVGSGCDCEETRPFIEQFRNLKLLQFLVGLNESYDHVTSQVLLKTPILTVNQAYALVI; encoded by the coding sequence ATGGGAGAACCAGAGATTGAAATTTCTCGAACTGATCACAATCATCCTTTGTACTTGAGAGAATCGAACACACCTGGTGTAGAGTTCATCGACATAAAACCCACAGGACAAGAAAATTATGGTCTGTGGAGTCGAGCTATGCGAACAACATTATTGGTGAAAAATAAATTAGGTTTCCTAGAAGGAACCTGGGTAAAAAGCTCTTTCAAAGATGAATTGGCAAATCAATGGGATATATGTAACGTTGCAGTGCTGTCATGGATCGAAAAAACAGTGGCGGTGGAATTTCAACCTAGTATCATTTATGCATCAAATGCGTCGAACGTTTGGGGCGAATTTAAGGAACGATTTGATAAATCGAATCTAACTCAGACTTTTCGACTGTGGAAGATGATAGGGTCATTAACTCAAGGTACTGATTCAGTCACTGTTTATTACTCAAaaatgaaagatttatgggatgaaaTGGATTTGTTAGTGGTAGGATCTGGATGTGATTGTGAGGAGACGAGGCCTTTTATTGAACAATTCAGAAATCTAAAACTTTTACAGTTTTTAGTTGGTCTAAATGAAAGCTATGATCATGTGACAAGTCAGGTGCTACTCAAAACACCTATTTTGACAGTTAATCAGGCATATGCCTTGGTCATATAA